The Deinococcus taeanensis genome has a window encoding:
- a CDS encoding GNAT family N-acetyltransferase, which yields MGEQDVPRNPTTSSTPLDLQAFREVVRREEVVFVVRRGEALVALTRLTLPRGKGLQEAGAVSNDLTTTHAAHRARGLATLVKAHALRWAQHEGYVRAGTGGTVLNLPMLRVNTRLGYRTEPMWVTWERRLD from the coding sequence TTGGGTGAGCAGGACGTGCCGCGCAACCCGACCACGTCATCTACTCCGCTGGATCTGCAGGCGTTCCGCGAGGTGGTCAGGCGCGAGGAGGTGGTCTTTGTCGTCCGGCGTGGAGAGGCGCTGGTGGCGCTGACCCGGCTCACACTCCCTCGTGGCAAGGGGCTCCAGGAGGCAGGGGCGGTGTCGAATGACCTGACGACGACGCACGCTGCGCACCGGGCGAGGGGGTTGGCGACCCTGGTGAAGGCACACGCGCTCAGGTGGGCGCAGCACGAAGGGTATGTGCGGGCGGGTACGGGGGGAACGGTGCTCAACCTGCCGATGCTGCGGGTGAACACCAGGTTGGGGTACCGGACGGAGCCGATGTGGGTGACCTGGGAGCGGCGTCTGGATTGA
- a CDS encoding ATP-grasp domain-containing protein: MHEGLKAYCIPSASDVGAATQVVGTFLPCQGEGLRGIVVLRAFGPFAALTTQCRSRRLLTRKNRLFFVDRWVGSTGRKATLRTPRCHLSLPEETGQQVDRRLFTMAIAQREGSEWRSVNLGDDQVAGPPERAEGSGASVTRSRLAGP, from the coding sequence ATGCACGAGGGGCTAAAGGCGTATTGCATCCCCAGCGCGTCCGACGTGGGGGCGGCGACGCAGGTGGTGGGGACTTTCCTGCCCTGCCAGGGTGAGGGCCTTCGGGGCATCGTGGTGCTGCGCGCGTTCGGGCCGTTCGCGGCGCTCACTACACAGTGCAGGAGTAGAAGGCTGCTGACCCGGAAGAACCGGCTGTTCTTCGTTGATCGATGGGTGGGCTCGACGGGGAGGAAGGCAACTTTGCGGACGCCGCGCTGCCACCTGAGCCTCCCTGAGGAGACCGGCCAGCAGGTTGACCGCCGGCTGTTCACAATGGCGATCGCTCAGCGTGAGGGCAGCGAGTGGCGGAGCGTGAATCTCGGTGACGACCAGGTGGCCGGACCGCCGGAGCGGGCCGAGGGGTCAGGCGCTTCGGTGACGCGCTCGCGGCTCGCCGGGCCGTGA
- a CDS encoding thiol-activated cytolysin family protein, translating into MNVRRALTLTLLCSTALAQGPVPIQPVNPVRPGVPTVPVVPNPGVQPPQVRPGVILPADLVTYFRNLQRSSPLTRPTGPTNGEPVFAGTSAVPGSGGDPLACTTRKVSMQSAPERFAASGYDQDKLWLGSLLQAKSLKDGIGGLRAAYVPEDKRTPLQITSAAPVALASQTIQPNQSAYNVALANIRQGMQGTALGSTVSYKITEEKSFETSALKLGLNAHYLTARVSGEFQSSTTTARNRVTAVFMQEAFTENVALNSVPAAGLFRDLSVEGAAELEKTRQWGPGNPPVLVNSITYGRLLFVSMESNYSAAEMQFALKAAYEGAVAGGDASLKVNTSKVLADSTFDVYAVGGDEDAVISLIRTQQLASYFAKTTNPTTFQPISFTVINLADGTKAADLRAGEYAETTCNLASMKLYLKVQVYAQDTDDNTYDDVYGTMHVNGTQLWRRGTEDPYELNKGTTAYFYPEDSRYIYNRGASPFTLDADMTTDQYAKFEASFTDYDATIGNGNDFLGSVSENINVSAIARYFRDNPGAVSYPYRDLPMRAADNTYQIKITFYRTW; encoded by the coding sequence ATGAACGTACGCCGCGCCCTGACCCTCACCCTGCTGTGCTCCACCGCCCTCGCCCAGGGACCCGTCCCCATTCAACCGGTGAACCCGGTCCGGCCGGGCGTGCCCACCGTACCGGTCGTGCCCAACCCCGGCGTCCAGCCGCCCCAGGTGCGCCCTGGCGTGATCCTCCCGGCCGACCTCGTTACGTACTTCCGGAACCTGCAGCGCAGCAGCCCCCTCACCAGGCCCACCGGCCCGACCAACGGGGAACCCGTCTTCGCCGGCACCAGCGCCGTCCCCGGGTCAGGCGGCGATCCGCTCGCCTGCACCACCCGGAAGGTGAGCATGCAGTCCGCCCCGGAACGGTTCGCCGCGTCCGGATACGACCAGGACAAGCTGTGGCTGGGCTCCCTGCTGCAGGCAAAGTCACTCAAAGACGGCATCGGCGGCCTGCGGGCGGCGTACGTCCCCGAAGACAAGCGCACGCCGCTGCAGATCACGTCCGCTGCGCCGGTGGCCCTCGCCTCACAGACCATCCAGCCCAACCAGTCGGCGTACAACGTGGCCCTCGCCAACATCCGGCAGGGCATGCAGGGCACCGCTCTGGGCTCCACGGTGTCCTACAAGATCACCGAGGAGAAATCCTTCGAGACCAGCGCCCTGAAGCTTGGCCTGAACGCCCATTACCTCACCGCCCGGGTGTCCGGTGAGTTCCAGTCGAGCACCACCACCGCCCGCAACCGCGTGACGGCTGTGTTCATGCAGGAAGCGTTCACGGAGAACGTCGCGCTGAACAGCGTGCCCGCCGCGGGGCTGTTCCGTGACCTGAGCGTGGAAGGCGCGGCGGAACTCGAGAAGACCCGGCAGTGGGGTCCAGGCAACCCGCCCGTGCTGGTCAACTCCATCACGTACGGCCGGCTCCTGTTCGTCAGCATGGAAAGCAACTACTCCGCGGCCGAAATGCAGTTCGCCCTGAAAGCCGCGTACGAGGGCGCCGTGGCCGGCGGGGACGCCAGCCTGAAAGTGAACACCAGCAAAGTCCTCGCGGACTCCACTTTCGACGTGTACGCCGTCGGCGGCGATGAAGACGCCGTGATCTCCCTGATCCGCACGCAGCAGCTGGCCAGCTACTTCGCGAAGACCACCAACCCCACCACCTTCCAGCCGATCAGCTTCACAGTGATCAACCTCGCGGACGGCACCAAGGCCGCCGACCTGCGGGCTGGCGAGTACGCCGAAACCACCTGCAATCTCGCCAGCATGAAGCTGTACCTGAAGGTGCAGGTGTACGCGCAGGACACCGACGACAACACGTACGACGACGTGTACGGCACCATGCACGTGAACGGCACCCAGCTCTGGCGGCGCGGCACTGAGGACCCCTACGAGCTGAACAAGGGCACCACCGCGTACTTCTACCCGGAAGACTCCCGGTACATCTACAACCGCGGCGCCTCACCGTTCACGCTGGACGCCGACATGACCACCGACCAGTACGCGAAGTTCGAGGCGTCCTTCACGGATTACGACGCGACCATCGGCAATGGCAACGATTTCCTCGGCAGCGTGAGCGAGAACATCAACGTCTCCGCCATCGCCCGGTACTTCCGCGACAACCCCGGCGCGGTCTCGTACCCATACCGGGACCTGCCGATGCGCGCGGCAGACAACACCTACCAGATCAAGATCACCTTCTACCGCACCTGGTGA
- a CDS encoding DUF2087 domain-containing protein, which produces MLGVQPDLRPFQETIQALVADQPSPDLAAVRLQAWLQPRHQAFRDHHLALSLLKVATVHEEARVFLGNPNALLYTAMLDVLEKHEAEVRTLRRYLSGEGQVRIWTRKTRALEALLPYLAKLFEGQRTYTEAEVTHVLQPWLAAGDVAEVRRTLIEYRWLARTPNGAAYWRVDREARPGASW; this is translated from the coding sequence GTGCTCGGCGTTCAGCCTGATCTTCGGCCATTCCAGGAGACCATTCAGGCGCTCGTCGCAGACCAGCCCAGTCCCGACCTGGCGGCCGTCCGGCTTCAAGCCTGGCTTCAGCCCCGCCACCAGGCGTTCCGGGACCATCACCTGGCGCTGTCCCTTCTGAAGGTCGCTACCGTGCATGAGGAAGCCCGCGTCTTTCTGGGCAATCCCAACGCGCTCCTGTACACCGCCATGCTGGATGTTCTGGAGAAGCACGAGGCTGAGGTCAGGACGCTCAGGCGGTACCTGAGCGGGGAGGGGCAGGTGCGGATCTGGACGCGCAAGACTCGCGCGCTTGAAGCGCTCCTCCCGTATCTGGCGAAATTGTTTGAGGGGCAGCGGACCTATACCGAAGCGGAGGTGACGCACGTGTTGCAGCCCTGGTTGGCGGCTGGCGACGTCGCAGAAGTCCGGCGCACCCTGATTGAGTACCGCTGGCTGGCGAGAACGCCCAATGGCGCCGCGTACTGGCGGGTGGACCGGGAGGCCCGTCCCGGTGCCAGCTGGTGA